Part of the Marinobacterium rhizophilum genome is shown below.
CTGATAGCCGTAAGGCTCCCAGAGAGACAGCGCCTGAATGTCGGTGTTGGCCTGCAATTGCTGGGACATCTGCTCGGGAGTGGTTTCTTGCATTTGCAGCGAGCGGGTATCGATGCCGTGCATCAGTGCCACGCTGTGCAGGAAGTATTCGCTGGACGAGCGGCGGGTGACGGCGATACGGGCATCGGTCAGGTCGTAGGCGCTGCGCAGGTCGCTGTCCGTCGTGGTAATGAGCTTGATGTCATTGTCGGATGAAACAAAGGAGGCGATAACCGAGAAGGTAGAGTTTTCAAAACTCTGGAACATGATCACCGATTCCGAGCTGGTGGCCAGATCTGCCTCGCCCTTCGCCATCATGGTGTAACTGCGGTGGCCACCAATGACTTCGCGCAGCTCAATATCCACGCCCTGGCTGCGAAAGAAGCCCTTCTGTGCGGCGACATAGATGGGTGCCGATAAGGGGGTTCGGGATACTGCGATGGATAGGCGTGGCAACTCTACCGAGCGGGACAAGAACCCCAGGGAAAGAACGAGGCTGAACAGGCTCAAAGCGAGCAGGCCTGCAGCAACGGGAGACCAGTTACTTTTGATCATTACGTGGTGACATCCTGTTCCCACGGTTAATGTAAGATTCTAGCGTTCTATGCTTCAGCGCAATGGGGCGATACTGCCTTGAATCGCCCTATTGCGTGTTTTAACAGCATCACGCAAGCATAGTGTATCGGCCGGTGCTTGGGTAGTGGGGTGGCCGTGATGGGATGACCTGCTCGCAAGCCGAGTATATAAACGACAAGGGCGCTGCGCAGGATGCGCGGCGCCCTTGTTGGGGGTGTAGCTCGGCGGTAAAGCTGAAATATTGCCCTTAGCCACGCAGACGGTTGACGGTGTCCCTGGCGATATCACGAATACCTTTCCAGTCG
Proteins encoded:
- a CDS encoding ABC transporter substrate-binding protein; the encoded protein is MIKSNWSPVAAGLLALSLFSLVLSLGFLSRSVELPRLSIAVSRTPLSAPIYVAAQKGFFRSQGVDIELREVIGGHRSYTMMAKGEADLATSSESVIMFQSFENSTFSVIASFVSSDNDIKLITTTDSDLRSAYDLTDARIAVTRRSSSEYFLHSVALMHGIDTRSLQMQETTPEQMSQQLQANTDIQALSLWEPYGYQVMKALGEQAVLLPTKGLHTTSFNLLAQKQTLETQPQAVLATLRALDQAADFIQRDPAGAKAIMQRRLSLEPEFIEWVWPDYNFRLGLGQSLLISLDNAARWAQLSGAIEPQPLPDYRNVLDNRFLRQMNPDAQDL